In Streptomyces erythrochromogenes, the DNA window GCTACCTGTACGGCAGCGACCCGAAGAAGTACCAGCGGTCCCTGGTCGACAGCGGCTATCTCCCGAAGACCCGCGCCCCCTTGTGCCCGCAGGCGTGGGCGATGCTGGACTACGGCTGGTGGACCCAGCTCCAGCCGCACTTCAGCCCGGCGTTCAAGGCCCGGGGTGACGGGGAGCAGAAGAAGGCGCATGCGCGGCTGGTGGCGGAGACGCAGGCCCTGGCGGAGCGGATCGACGAGATCCGCAGCAGCCAATGAGCCGGTCCCGCCCATGAGACCGTCCGCCGCCGGCCGGTGGCCGGCCCTGTGGGCGGGGCGCGACGCGCCGGTGCCGGACGGGCGCCTGGCACACGACGCGGCGGCCACTTCCCGGCGCGCAAGAGGCCGACCAGCAGCCCGTACGGCTCGCCGCGCGCGGGGTCCGTCGGGTGCGGCTCGTCGACCATCGTGCGCAGCCGGGCCTCCAGGGCCCGCGCCTCGGCACCGGTGAGCCAGAGGTGGCGCAGGACGGTGTGCGAGGCCCTGGCCGGGCGGGCTCGGCAGCGTCTCTGCGAGGGCTGCGTTGATCAGGAACTCCGGGCCGACCGCCGCGTCCTGGTGCAGTGTGAAGCCTCTGCCGACCAGGGCGGAGTACTGCTCGGTGCCGCCGCGTACCCGGCGGGTCTCGGCCAGGCGGACCAGGCCCGCCTCGCGCAGCACGCGCACGTGGTGGCCGATGGTGCCCTTGCTCATCTCCAGCACCTGGGCGAGCTGGCCGCAAAGGCGCAGGAGGCCCAGGGCGAGGAGCTGTTCGCGACCGCCGTGCTCATCGAGTACGACAGCCTGGCGCACCGGGTGCCGGTGACCGACCACGGGCACGTCGAGCCGGTCCTCATCTCCCGCGGCGAGGTACGGGTCCTGAGCGGCCTGCCGGCGCTGCCGCTGGGCCTGGGCGGCCTGGCCGAGACCGGCACGGCTGCGGTGTGGCGCCACCGGTTCGCCCGGGGCGACATCCTGCTGCTGGTCACTGGCGGGCTGGTGGAGCCCCGCGACACCGACGGCGACTTCTACCCGCTGGTGAACCGCCTGC includes these proteins:
- a CDS encoding SpoIIE family protein phosphatase yields the protein MGELAAKAQEAQGEELFATAVLIEYDSLAHRVPVTDHGHVEPVLISRGEVRVLSGLPALPLGLGGLAETGTAAVWRHRFARGDILLLVTGGLVEPRDTDGDFYPLVNRLRHRFADRPAPGPADVINFLDTDLPRHTRLHDDVAMMGGGGHRNGGRRIPGGEQWSRSHSTVRSA